Proteins co-encoded in one Arachis hypogaea cultivar Tifrunner chromosome 13, arahy.Tifrunner.gnm2.J5K5, whole genome shotgun sequence genomic window:
- the LOC112736686 gene encoding dihydropyrimidinase: MASFVSELLCPLFIFFSIIQSSLSQSNQYCDAGFEYESGSATACGSGTAPSKLLIKGGTVVNAHHQQLADVYVEDGIIVAVEPSITVGDDVKVIDATGKYVIPGGIDPHTHLDMSFMSSGTIDDFFSGHAAALAGGTTMHIDFVIPVDGSLTAGYEAYERKAKKACMDYGFHMAITKWNDDVSREMEIMVKEKGINSFKFFMAYKGALMVNDELILEGFKRCKSLGALAMVHAENGDAVDEGQKRMIELGITGPEGHALSRPAVLEGEATGRAIRLANFVNTPLYVVHVMSIDAMEEIAKARKSGQRVIGEPVVSGLVLDESWLWHPDFRTAASYVMSPPIRSKGHDKALQAALATGVLQLVGTDHCAFNSTQKALGIDDFRKIPNGVNGIEERMHLVWDTMVESGQISVTDYVRVTSTECARIFNIYPRKGAILPGSDADIIILNPNSSFEISTKSHHSRLDTNVYDGKKGKGKVEVTISRGRVVWENNELKVTPGTGRYIPMQPYSYLFDGLDKKDSTYLSSLKAPVKRAKSSS, translated from the exons ATGGCGAGCTTCGTATCAGAACTCCTTTGTcctctcttcatcttcttctctatCATTCAATCTTCACTCTCTCAATCTAACCAG TACTGTGATGCTGGATTTGAATATGAGAGTGGCTCCGCCACCGCGTGTGGAAGTGGAACCGCACCGTCGAAGTTGTTAATAAAGGGAGGCACTGTGGTCAACGCTCATCACCAGCAACTTGCTGATGTTTATGTTGAAGACGGTATCATTGTTGCTGTCGAACCTTCTATCACT GTTGGGGATGATGTGAAAGTGATCGATGCCACTGGGAAGTATGTCATTCCAG GAGGCATTGATCCTCACACACACCTAGATATGAGTTTTATGAGTAGTGGAACAATAGACGACTTCTTCAGTGGTCATGCTGCAGCGTTAGCCGGTGGGACAACTATGCACATCGACTTTGTTATACCAGTGGATGGTAGTTTAACGGCTGGTTATGAAGCCTATGAAAGGAAGGCAAAGAAGGCTTGCATGGATTATGGTTTCCATATGGCTATTACCAAATGGAATGATGATGTTTCAAGAGAAATGGAGATCATGGTCAAGGAGAAAG GTATCAACTCGTTCAAGTTTTTCATGGCATACAAAGGAGCTCTTATGGTCAATGATGAGCTTATTCTGGAAGGATTTAAGAGATGCAAGTCCCTCGGCGCCTTAGCTATGGTCCATGCAGAAAATGGAGATGCTGTGGATGAAGGCCAAAAAAGAATGATAGAACTTGGAATAACTGGTCCTGAGGGGCACGCCCTTTCAAGGCCTGCAGTG TTGGAAGGAGAAGCAACTGGACGCGCTATTCGCTTGGCAAATTTTGTGAACACCCCGTTATATGTGGTTCATGTGATGAGCATTGATGCAATGGAAGAAATTGCAAAGGCCCGAAAGTCAG GACAAAGGGTTATCGGAGAACCTGTTGTCTCTGGATTAGTCCTCGATGAATCATGGCTTTGGCATCCCGACTTTAGGACTGCAGCATC ATATGTTATGAGTCCCCCGATTAGAAGTAAAGGACACGATAAGGCACTTCAAGCTGCCCTTGCAACCGGAGTTTTGCAG TTGGTAGGAACTGACCATTGTGCCTTTAATTCCACCCAAAAAGCTTTAGGAATTGACGACTTCCGGAAAATTCCCAATGGTGTCAATG GTATTGAAGAAAGGATGCATTTGGTATGGGATACTATGGTG GAATCTGGCCAAATATCAGTCACCGACTATGTCCGGGTGACAAGCACCGAATG TGCTAGAATATTCAATATATATCCAAGGAAAGGAGCAATTCTTCCGGGATCTGATGCAGATATCATAATCCTCAATCCAAATTCAAGCTTTGAGATATCAACAAAGTCACACCACTCCAGACTTGATACGAATGTGTACGACGGAAAGAAAGgaaag GGGAAAGTTGAAGTGACCATATCTAGAGGGAGAGTTGTATGGGAAAATAATGAACTGAAGGTTACTCCAGGTACTGGCAGATACATACCAATGCAACCTTATAGCTATCTCTTTGATGGATTGGACAAGAAAGATTCCACATATCTAAGTTCCCTTAAAGCACCAGTAAAAAGAGCCAAATCTTCCTCTTAA
- the LOC112736691 gene encoding uncharacterized protein yields the protein MERKEKKAPSSVSSVPQFGGWDQRDPGSTNYSMVFAQARANKKSMKNDLTESIKRASLGSEEEFLNANANANHAQGKSHANAINVNHTHQDEPLGMGRRRIPTFIDCCIRPRYVIE from the exons ATGGAACGAAAGGAG AAAAAGGCTCCTTCTTCAGTGAGTTCTGTGCCTCAATTTGGAGGGTGGGATCAGAGGGATCCAGGATCTACAAACTATTCAATGGTTTTTGCTCAAGCACGTGCAAACAAGAAGAGTATGAAGAATGATTTGACTGAATCAATTAAGCGTGCAAGCCTTGGGAGTGAGGAAGAGTTTCTTAATGCTAATGCTAATGCTAATCATGCTCAAGGAAAATCTCATGCTAATGCTATTAATGTTAATCATACTCATCAAGATGAACCTCTTGGCATG GGGAGGAGAAGGATCCCAACCTTCATAGATTGCTGTATTAGGCCACGATATGTGATAGAATAA